The genomic window ACCCCTATGGCAGCAAGTTTGCTGGTGTCAGCACCCATGCTGGCCCAATCTAAACCTAATTCTCCCGCTTTTTCACTGCCGCAAACAGTGCAGAACGGGACAACAGTGCGGATTGACGGTTCAAGTAGCTTGGGTGCAATCAACCAAAGCCTAAAAGAGAATTTTGAAAAACAGTTTTCCGGCACAAAGGTTGAAGTTGCTGCTAACGGCACTAGTACGGCACTGAAAGATTTGCTAGCTGGCAAAATCGACATAGCAGCAATGGGGCGTGGCTTGACGCCAGCAGAAAAAGCCCAAGGACTAGAGCAAGTTCGCTTGCGCCGTGAGAAGATTGCGATCGTGGTTGGGGCTAATAATCCTTTCAAGCAAAGCTTGACTAGTAAGCAATTTGCCCGAATTTTCCGGGGAGAAGTTACAAATTGGTCACAACTGGGAGGGCCTTCAGGGAAGATTCGGTTAATTGATCACCCTAACACCAGTGAGACTCGCGATACTTTTCGTGCTTATCCAGCCTTCAAGACTGCTAACTTTGCTACAGGGGCCAATGCTACCCAAGTAAGTGAGGATAATACCGCAGAAATCATCAAACAACTGGGCAAAGATGGCATCACCTATGTGTTGGCTAATCAGGTGTCGAAGCTGAAAGGTGTGCGAGTTCTGCAATTACATCAAGCCTTGCCAGATGATGCGAAATATCCCTTCTCGCAACCTTTAGTTTACGTTTACAAAAAAAATCCCAGCTTAACCACAGTAGATTTTCTCGGCTTTACCCTTGCACCCCCAGGACAGAAGGCTATAGAACAAGGTAGAACTGCTGAAGCAGTGGCGATCGCAACGAACGGATCACAACCTGCTGTCAAGCCTTCCCCCAGTGCTAAGACAATACCTGCTGCTACACCTTCCCCTAGTGCCACTACTTCTGCATTTGGCGAACAGCCCTTTGTGGCTCCTGCTACTTCACAAGTTAGTCCAATTGTCAACAGGGAAACACCATTTTGGTTGCTGCTACCTGTCTTTTTTATTACCGCAGGTGGAGCGTTACTATGGTGGATTCTGGGAAAACGCCCATTGCCGAGTGAGAAAACAGACAACTTACCAGAATCAGATCCTTATCTACCCAGCACAGAAGGTGCAGAAATGGCGGTGCTTAATGCCAGCACATCCCTGCCCGTTAACGGAGCAATGCTTGAGGAGGATTCAGTGCCGCACTTCCAAGAGCAAGAAAGCCCCGATCGCACTCCTTTCAACATCTATGCTCAAACACAATCTGACCTGACGGAAAATGCTACTCACGGGACATCAAATTTAGTCCAAGAGGCAACTAATGGTAACTCTAAGCTCCATGAAGGCCCAACCTCTGGAGTAACTAATGGATCAGGTAATAACAACTTGGGAGCCGCAGCTTTAACCGGTGGTACGGCTTTAGCAACAGGAATCGGGGCGGCTACCTGGTCTACCTTTAACAACAAAGAAACAGAAATAGACACCATTGATGAGACAGTCCATCTAGAACATTATCCAGAGACAAACATTCCTGATTCTGATCAAGTTGCATGGGATATAGAAGCCCCGGCAGCTGTAGTAAATACTTCATATCCTCACCTGGGTAATATTCCAGAAGAGGCATCTGAGGTGACAGCCCCACTCCCAGAATTACCAGATGTGCCAGAAGTAACATCTGAATTTGACTATTGGGACACAGAAGTTAGTGAAGATCAGATAGATGAGGAACTTCAGGCAGAATTGAATTGGCTAGAGAGTATCACCTCAACTGAAGATACAGCCTCAGGAGATGAATTGCCCTTACCAGAGTCTGGCGAAGTGGCAACGGATATAGAACCCTCAGCGGCACAAACATCCTCACTGCTCGATTTCCCAGAATTTCCAGAAGATATATTGAATCTGGTAGCGGACGCATCTGAACCCACTGCCGATTTGCTAGAGTCAGAATTTCAAGCAGAGCCGACTGTAGCTGAAGCTGACTCCACAGATTTTGCCGCCGCAGCGGCTTTAGCAGGCGCAGGGATTGGAGCCTGGACTACCATTGGATCAGATACCCAAGGACAAACCGATACTACGGTTGAGAATGAGCCAATTGCAGCCGAAACAGCTATTGGTTTGGTTGATGCAGATGAAGAGAGCAGTATTCTACTCACGCCGCATACTTCTACATCGGCTCATGTCTCTTGGGAGATTTCCGAAGCCAAGAAAGCAGCGCTGCAACAACAGGGCGGCTCTCATTTGGTAGTGCGGCTCTATGATGCAACTGGGATAGACCTAAGTTATCAAAGTCCCCACCTTGTACAGCAGTATGAATCTGAGGAGACAGCACACGATCGCCTGGTGGATATTCTTGTCAGCGATCGCGATTACATAGCTGAAATTGGCTATATCGCTGATGGCGATGCCTACGGCGGTAAACTACGCTGGTTCTTCATCGCCCGTTCAGCAGTTATTCGTGTCTTCAGTCCTGTCTTTCCAGATCCGATAGTTGATAATCAGGCAATCGGGGATGAAACAGATATTGACTTGGTAGATGACCAACAAGAGAGCAGTATTGTCCTCACATCTCACACTTTGCAATGGGCTGATGTCTCTTGGGAGATTTCCGAAGCCAAGAAAGCAGCGCTGCAACAACAGGGCGGCTCTGATTTAGTAGTGCGGCTCTATGATGTAACTGGGATAGACCTAAGTTATCAAAGTCCCCACCTTGTACAGCAGTATGGATGTGAAGAGACAGCAAACGATCGCTTTGTAGAAATTCCCATCAGCGATCGCGATTACATAGCTGAAATTGGCTATGTCGCTGATGACGATCGTTGGTTCTTTATAGCCCGTTCAGCGATCGTTCGTATCTTCAATCCTGTGCATACAGATTCCACCGTTGAAAATGTAGCGTTAGCAAGCCAGACACCTATTGGCTTGGTAGAAGCCCAAGAACAGAGCAGTGAAGAAGAGAGCAGTGTTGCGCTCACAACCCGCACTCCCAAGTGGGCTTATGTCTCTTGGTACATTTCCAAGACTCAGAAGGAAGCACTGCAACAACAGAGCGGCTCCCAATTGCTAGTGCGGCTTTACGATGTGACTGGGATTGACTTGAGTTATCAAAATCCCCAGCTTGTACAGCAGTATGAATCTGAAGAGGTAGTACAGGGACGCTTTGTGGCTATTCCCGTGAGCGATCGCGACTACATGGTTGAAATTGGCTATATCGCTGATAGCGATCGTTGGTTACTCATAGCTCGTTCACCCAATGTTCGCGTTTTCAGTCGTTCCCACGAAGATTTCTGGTTTGTGGCAGATGCTGAGTTGATTATTCACGGAGCAACCCAACCAAATACAAGTGTAAACATTGGTGGTCATACCATCAAAATCAAACCGGATGGTACTTTCCACTTACGTCTCCCCTTTTCAGATGGTTTAATGGACTATCAGATAACGGTAGCTGCTGATGGGGAATCCACTAGAACTATCCATAAGAAGTTCTCCCAGGAAACTTCCGAAAGCTAGCAATTTCCTGAATTACCCCTCTAACCAGATTCTCCCCATTTAGGCTACGGTGTACATCTTCTACACAGGATGCAAATTAGTTGGTTAAAGGTTAAATAGTAAGGTGTGTTATTGCGTAGCGTAACGCACCCTACAATACTTAACGTTAAATTAGCGGTTAAAAACCGCATCTACACAAGCAAAACTCACCTCCGTAAGTTTTCACCTCGTCACCTCGTTCCCAGTCTCCGACTGGGAATGCCTATTTTGAGGCTCCGCCGCCCTTAAATTAAAAAGGTCATTTCAGAGAGGGCATACTACCTGCCCTAAAAGCCTTGCTGTATATAAGTGGGCGATACTGGATTTGAACCAGTGACCCCATCCGTGTGAAGGATGTGCGCTACCCCTGTGCTAATCGCCCAAGACTGTTTATATTATAAGCTTTTAAGCTATTTAATCTAGTTACCTGAATTTGTCTCCTAACTGATTGTATGTCAGTTAATGTCAGATTTCAGCAAGACAACTATATTAAGTTATGCAAAATATTGAGTACCTATTAATACTAATTTACACTGAGTAAGCTTAATACAGCCTGCAAGCAAGAAATAACTCTTGGGTCGATTGTGATTAAGTTCACGCCTCTTGTGTTATTGCCAATAAGGGTGTATATACTTAAAGGTTTCAGACCCTACCCTTCAGATTTCCCATAAGCGATCGCACCTACAGAGGGACTGTCCTAATTCAGTAAACTCACCAATGGAACTGTATAGAATCCCTAATATAGTTGATTAATTATACAAGGGTACTGTTATGTTGGAAAAGAGAAAAGAAGCTGTTAAAAAGTTATACCAAGCCTACAAGCTAATAGGAGAGGTTTTACCTTTAAGTGAAGAACATATTTTATCCATAAATGATGGAGAGGCTATACAAAACTTAATGGATTTTGCCAAGCAGCTTGAAAAATATATATCAGATATAGGGTCGATTGATGGTGTATCTTTTCACTCTGATGAGCATTTAGATTCAAATAAAATACTTGAGTACACTAATAATAATGTGACCTCTCCAACTCAGCGTGGGGCTGTATCAGCTGTCAAAAGTAAACACAACAGACCTAGCTAGGTTAAATAAACCCAAGATTTATTAACCTAAGAATCTACTATTTCAAACTTCCTCTTTACCTTCTATAGTTTCTTCATTAATTTCATCTTCCCCAATAATAAAAATACTTTCCCAAATTATGCCATCCATTCTTCGTAGAATCTTCCCATCAGCAAAACGAACTTCACACCCATCATATACATTACCTAGTAGCTCCAAGCACTCTTTAAGCTTGTCCAGGTCCCTTTTCATAGCAACACCTTATTTGTATTAAAGTTCAGGTAGTCTGTAATGTTTAATTACGCTACCTAAATCTAGCTATTGCTCTTTGCATAGCCAGGTTTTATGAATGTTTTGTAGGATAGACATCTTGTCCGTCGCAATTATGCCAGATAAAGTGTTTCAGTGCGATCGCCTGATTGTCGCAGATGGTAAAAATCCTTTCAAAAGCCCCACCTTACCCTTGAATATCTAAAACCAAATAGCAAAATGACGAACTTTTAGGGACTGACAAAAAATAAATTATCCAAAATTATTTGTACATTTGTAGGGGATCTTGGCAATTCTGCTGATGAAGGTAAGCACTCTAATGGATTGTAGTTAAACATCAGCAGTCTTCAATCCCAAATGATAAATCTAAACCTGTTTTCCCATAACTTCAGGGTAGCTCAGGCTGCACATAATACTTAGTGGGTTCGTTGGCTTGATTACTTTTTGTAGTCGCTTACTTAATGTAAATTACTGACTCAATTTTAGTGATGTATTAGAAAAAATACTACGTATATAAGCTTTGAGTGCAGGGGTGACTGAAGATTGATTTCTTTAGTTTATCTAAAGTCGCATCTAAGTTATCAAATTACCTTCCTAAGATAGAAGCAGCAACTATGAGTTGCCATACACGACACCCAATTAACAGCTAGTGGCTGCGGAGAACATAAAAATGGCTAAAGCGCCAGAATCTTTAGACTTATCTACCTACGATGCTACAGACAGATCCCTAGATCGTGATTGTACAACCTTATCCCGTCACGTCCTCCAGCAACTTCAGAGTTTTTCCCCAGATGCACAGGATTTAAGTGCGCTGATGAATCGTATCGCCTTAGCAGGCAAACTGGTTGCTCGTCGCATGAGTCGCGCTGGTTTAATGGAAGGCGTTCTGGGATTTACTGGGGAAGTTAATGTGCAAGGAGAATCCGTCAAAAAGATGGATGTCTATGCAAATGATGTATTTATCTCGGTTTTTAAGCAAAGCGGCTTAGTCTGTCGCCTAGCTTCCGAGGAAATGGAAAATCCCTACTACATCCCGGAAAATTGCCCCATTGGTCGCTATACCCTGCTGTATGACCCAATTGATGGCTCATCTAACACTGATAATAATCTCAGCTTAGGTTCTATTTTCGCCATTCGCCAACAAGAAGGAACTGATAGCGATGGTAAGGCAACTGATCTCCTCACCAACGGACGGAAGCAACTGGCTGCCGGATACATCCTGTATGGCCCCTGCACGATGCTAGTCTATACTATAGGTAAGGGCGTCCATTCTTTTGTCCTTGATCCCAGCTTAGGCGAATTTATTCTCACAGAAGAAAATATTCGGATTCCTACCCACGGGTCTGTTTACAGCGTGAATGAGGGTAACTTTTGGCAGTGGGAAGAATCAATTCGAGAATACATCCGCTACGTTCATCGCACAGAAGGTTACAGCGCTCGTTATAGCGGTGCAATGGTGAGCGACATCCATAGAATTTTGGTTCAAGGCGGCGTGTTTCTCTACCCAGGCACAATTCAAAACCCAGAAGGGAAATTGCGCTTGCTTTATGAAACCGCTCCTCTAGCCTTTTTGATTGAGCAAGCAGGCGGTCGTGCCACTACAGGACTGGTAAATATCTTGGATGTGGTACCGAAAAAACTGCATCAGCGCACACCTTTAATTATTGGTAGCAAAGAGGATGTAGCAAAGGTGGAGTCTTTTATTCAAAACGGTCACTAGAAGACAGTCACAAAAGCATCAAGGATGCGTCTAGCATCTGCCATTAATTAAACGTTAATCATGGTGATTTAGGATTGGAAATGCAGAATAGCACTTCTTGAAGATGTATTAAAGATTATCTCAGCTGGCGGATGCGATAAGTGATTGGCAACGCCACAATTCAAAAGTAACCATCAACATTTGATGGGTTTTACCAACTTCACTACGAAACATCACTATACAGGACTGAAACAAATCAGAGCTATGGCTACCAATCATCTACTAGAAATTAAGCAATACGGTCAAAGTATCTGGATGGATAATCTGACCCGTGACATTATTCAATCAGGCGAACTCAAAGACATGATTGAAAATCAAGGGATCTGTGGGATTACCTCTAACCCAGCTATCTTTGAAAAAGCGATCGCTGGTAACGTTATTTATGATGCCGATATCGAAGCCGGAGTTCGCGCTGGCTCACCGACATACAAAATTTACGAATCGCTGGTTTTTGCAGATATCCGTAATGCCTGTGATATTTTACGCCCTGTTTTTGAAGCCTCGAATAGACTAGATGGTTATGTGAGTATCGAAGTCCCACCAACCATCGCCCATGATACTGAAGCAACAATAAACGAAGCCCGGCGTTATTTTCAAGAAGTTGGTCGGGAAAATTTGATGATTAAAATTCCCGGAACAGAGCCTGGCTTACCAGCAGCAGAACAGGTAATAGCCGATGGTATTAATGTCAATATTACGCTGCTTTTTTCTGTAGAAAGCTACAAAAACACAGCTTGGGCTTATATTCGTGGCTTAGAAAAACGGCTGGCTGAAGGTAAAGACATCAGTAAAGTTGCTTCAGTCGCCAGCTTCTTCCTCAGCCGGATCGATAGTAACGTTGACGGCAAAATTGATG from Nostoc sp. UHCC 0926 includes these protein-coding regions:
- a CDS encoding DUF4912 domain-containing protein; its protein translation is MWQQEKKDSSIVNLVLWVALATTPMAASLLVSAPMLAQSKPNSPAFSLPQTVQNGTTVRIDGSSSLGAINQSLKENFEKQFSGTKVEVAANGTSTALKDLLAGKIDIAAMGRGLTPAEKAQGLEQVRLRREKIAIVVGANNPFKQSLTSKQFARIFRGEVTNWSQLGGPSGKIRLIDHPNTSETRDTFRAYPAFKTANFATGANATQVSEDNTAEIIKQLGKDGITYVLANQVSKLKGVRVLQLHQALPDDAKYPFSQPLVYVYKKNPSLTTVDFLGFTLAPPGQKAIEQGRTAEAVAIATNGSQPAVKPSPSAKTIPAATPSPSATTSAFGEQPFVAPATSQVSPIVNRETPFWLLLPVFFITAGGALLWWILGKRPLPSEKTDNLPESDPYLPSTEGAEMAVLNASTSLPVNGAMLEEDSVPHFQEQESPDRTPFNIYAQTQSDLTENATHGTSNLVQEATNGNSKLHEGPTSGVTNGSGNNNLGAAALTGGTALATGIGAATWSTFNNKETEIDTIDETVHLEHYPETNIPDSDQVAWDIEAPAAVVNTSYPHLGNIPEEASEVTAPLPELPDVPEVTSEFDYWDTEVSEDQIDEELQAELNWLESITSTEDTASGDELPLPESGEVATDIEPSAAQTSSLLDFPEFPEDILNLVADASEPTADLLESEFQAEPTVAEADSTDFAAAAALAGAGIGAWTTIGSDTQGQTDTTVENEPIAAETAIGLVDADEESSILLTPHTSTSAHVSWEISEAKKAALQQQGGSHLVVRLYDATGIDLSYQSPHLVQQYESEETAHDRLVDILVSDRDYIAEIGYIADGDAYGGKLRWFFIARSAVIRVFSPVFPDPIVDNQAIGDETDIDLVDDQQESSIVLTSHTLQWADVSWEISEAKKAALQQQGGSDLVVRLYDVTGIDLSYQSPHLVQQYGCEETANDRFVEIPISDRDYIAEIGYVADDDRWFFIARSAIVRIFNPVHTDSTVENVALASQTPIGLVEAQEQSSEEESSVALTTRTPKWAYVSWYISKTQKEALQQQSGSQLLVRLYDVTGIDLSYQNPQLVQQYESEEVVQGRFVAIPVSDRDYMVEIGYIADSDRWLLIARSPNVRVFSRSHEDFWFVADAELIIHGATQPNTSVNIGGHTIKIKPDGTFHLRLPFSDGLMDYQITVAADGESTRTIHKKFSQETSES
- the fbp gene encoding class 1 fructose-bisphosphatase, translating into MAKAPESLDLSTYDATDRSLDRDCTTLSRHVLQQLQSFSPDAQDLSALMNRIALAGKLVARRMSRAGLMEGVLGFTGEVNVQGESVKKMDVYANDVFISVFKQSGLVCRLASEEMENPYYIPENCPIGRYTLLYDPIDGSSNTDNNLSLGSIFAIRQQEGTDSDGKATDLLTNGRKQLAAGYILYGPCTMLVYTIGKGVHSFVLDPSLGEFILTEENIRIPTHGSVYSVNEGNFWQWEESIREYIRYVHRTEGYSARYSGAMVSDIHRILVQGGVFLYPGTIQNPEGKLRLLYETAPLAFLIEQAGGRATTGLVNILDVVPKKLHQRTPLIIGSKEDVAKVESFIQNGH
- the tal gene encoding transaldolase encodes the protein MATNHLLEIKQYGQSIWMDNLTRDIIQSGELKDMIENQGICGITSNPAIFEKAIAGNVIYDADIEAGVRAGSPTYKIYESLVFADIRNACDILRPVFEASNRLDGYVSIEVPPTIAHDTEATINEARRYFQEVGRENLMIKIPGTEPGLPAAEQVIADGINVNITLLFSVESYKNTAWAYIRGLEKRLAEGKDISKVASVASFFLSRIDSNVDGKIDAKLKKGVDDIAVEAKLLAVKGKVAIANAKVAYQEYKKIIESDRWRALAAKGATVQRLLWASTSTKDPNYRDVMYIEELIGQETVNTVPPATIKACADHCNVSDRLETDVDQAYTLLENLKDPDINIDLDAVMDELLAEGIDKFIQPFQSLMNSLEDKIKVLSPV